Proteins from a genomic interval of Longimicrobiaceae bacterium:
- a CDS encoding Ig-like domain-containing protein has protein sequence MNSSFLRYGIAKALLVTASLLLSLGGCDDPAGPAVASVEVTAPAPVVPVGRTLQLTAAVLDPSGGAHTGKVRWSSSDPSVATVDQAGVVEGVKPGRVRIAAAAGGKSGEVELTVTSIASMTIQPPNDSLFAGSTYQLAVRVLDGRGAPVSAPPVAWSSSDTLVARIIPAPSASRPALLAVLKPGEVTISAESEGVRATATFTVHPADWLYISSYPPPVSMAVGIGGTAKLHASLRDRDSNLIPGRPIRWSSSDPGVISVTDDGVIRGLARGTATITASAEGARSASLLVHAERGYAATRLPLEPTDLGEKGQVAGREYVPGSGYRPALWDNGRIVWSGPLASGVHQVVVNDSGHVAWSRTPLPGGQARGFVWKGAEIVEIAPPDSAVHLYVTGINQRGQVVGYWSHDPAPSLTGSTGNAFLWEDGRLTDLGRFGGERAVANGINGRGQILVTVWPQPRVLLLENGKRTDVASGEGVSINDHGDVIVQQGGTSLILRHGGSIELPAGHRSSFHASDVNAGGQVVGYHSSLSGLQAFVRRDGRLYNPRSLILDGPDRGHTQAAAINDAGQLLVRADEWLLLTPVP, from the coding sequence ATGAATTCCAGCTTTCTCCGATACGGCATCGCGAAGGCGTTGCTGGTCACGGCATCGCTCCTGCTCTCCCTGGGCGGGTGCGACGACCCTGCCGGCCCGGCCGTCGCCTCGGTCGAGGTGACCGCCCCCGCGCCCGTGGTGCCGGTGGGGAGGACGCTTCAGCTCACCGCGGCGGTCCTCGACCCGAGCGGAGGGGCCCATACCGGCAAGGTGCGCTGGTCTTCGAGCGATCCATCCGTCGCCACCGTGGATCAGGCCGGCGTCGTGGAGGGGGTGAAGCCGGGGCGGGTCAGGATCGCGGCCGCCGCGGGAGGGAAGAGCGGCGAGGTCGAGCTCACGGTCACCTCGATCGCGTCCATGACCATCCAGCCGCCCAACGACTCGCTCTTCGCGGGGAGCACATACCAGCTTGCCGTGCGGGTACTGGATGGGCGCGGGGCTCCGGTGTCTGCCCCGCCGGTGGCGTGGAGCAGCTCCGACACGCTGGTCGCCAGGATCATCCCCGCGCCGAGCGCGTCGCGCCCCGCCCTGCTCGCCGTGCTGAAGCCGGGGGAGGTCACGATCTCGGCGGAGAGCGAGGGGGTGAGGGCCACCGCCACCTTCACGGTCCACCCGGCTGATTGGCTCTACATCTCGAGCTATCCTCCCCCCGTTTCGATGGCGGTCGGCATCGGTGGTACGGCGAAGCTACATGCCTCGTTGCGGGACCGGGACTCGAACCTCATCCCGGGCCGTCCGATCCGCTGGTCCAGCTCGGACCCGGGGGTGATCTCCGTGACCGACGACGGGGTGATCCGGGGACTCGCCCGCGGGACGGCCACGATCACCGCCTCCGCAGAGGGCGCGCGCAGCGCCTCGTTGCTGGTCCATGCCGAGCGCGGCTACGCCGCTACTCGCCTCCCACTCGAGCCCACCGACCTCGGCGAGAAGGGGCAGGTAGCCGGACGCGAGTACGTGCCGGGCTCCGGATACCGGCCCGCCCTCTGGGACAACGGAAGAATCGTCTGGTCCGGGCCGTTGGCGAGCGGCGTCCACCAGGTGGTGGTGAACGACAGCGGACACGTGGCGTGGAGTCGGACCCCGCTGCCAGGCGGCCAGGCTCGGGGGTTCGTTTGGAAGGGGGCAGAGATCGTGGAGATCGCTCCGCCCGACTCTGCCGTGCACCTGTACGTCACGGGGATCAACCAGCGGGGCCAGGTGGTGGGATACTGGTCGCACGACCCGGCCCCGTCGCTCACCGGATCGACGGGGAACGCGTTCCTCTGGGAGGACGGCCGGCTCACCGACCTGGGGCGCTTCGGGGGCGAACGCGCGGTGGCGAACGGGATCAACGGCCGCGGGCAGATCCTGGTCACCGTCTGGCCACAGCCCCGCGTGCTGCTGCTGGAAAACGGGAAGCGGACGGATGTCGCGTCGGGCGAGGGGGTATCCATCAACGACCACGGGGACGTAATCGTGCAGCAGGGGGGGACTTCCCTGATCCTGCGCCACGGAGGGTCGATCGAGCTCCCCGCCGGCCACCGCTCGTCCTTCCACGCGAGCGACGTGAACGCCGGGGGCCAGGTCGTCGGGTATCACAGCTCCCTCAGCGGGCTCCAGGCCTTCGTACGGCGGGACGGCCGCCTCTACAATCCTCGCTCTCTGATCCTGGACGGCCCGGACCGCGGCCATACGCAGGCCGCAGCGATCAACGACGCGGGGCAGCTCCTCGTGCGCGCCGACGAGTGGCTCCTGCTGACGCCGGTCCCCTGA
- a CDS encoding metallophosphoesterase family protein: protein MRYALISDVHANLPALEAVLEDLRARGDADAVFHLGDLVGYAPWPDETVARIREHGIPGVAGNYDSTVATDYKHCGCKYEDPRQEELSHLSYDWTRRHVSAETRRYLGSLPFRIDLRPRGGHLPGPRVVLVHGTPTLNTLYWTEDRDDAFCLKMAEQAGARAGDVICFGHTHRPWRRTVDGIHFVNTGSVGRPKDGDWRAGYAVLDVSGDEPRVELVRVEYDLERAMQGIRASGLPDDFAEYLRTGGKPAPAAAGGA, encoded by the coding sequence ATGCGATACGCGCTCATCTCCGACGTCCACGCCAACCTCCCCGCGCTGGAGGCGGTCCTGGAGGACCTCCGCGCCCGCGGCGATGCCGACGCCGTCTTCCACCTGGGCGACCTGGTGGGGTACGCGCCCTGGCCGGACGAGACCGTGGCGCGGATCCGGGAGCACGGCATCCCGGGCGTCGCCGGGAACTACGACTCCACCGTGGCGACGGACTACAAGCACTGCGGCTGCAAGTACGAGGATCCGCGCCAGGAGGAGCTGTCGCACCTGAGCTACGACTGGACCCGGCGGCACGTGTCAGCGGAAACCCGGCGCTACCTGGGCTCGCTCCCCTTCCGGATCGACCTGCGGCCGCGCGGCGGGCACCTCCCGGGGCCCCGCGTGGTCCTGGTGCACGGGACGCCCACGCTGAACACGCTGTACTGGACCGAGGACCGCGACGACGCCTTCTGCCTCAAGATGGCCGAGCAGGCCGGCGCGCGGGCGGGGGACGTGATCTGCTTCGGGCACACGCACCGGCCGTGGCGGCGCACGGTGGACGGGATCCACTTCGTCAACACCGGCTCGGTGGGGCGCCCCAAGGACGGCGACTGGCGCGCCGGCTACGCCGTGCTGGACGTGAGCGGCGACGAGCCGCGGGTGGAGCTCGTGCGGGTGGAGTACGACCTGGAGCGGGCGATGCAGGGGATCCGGGCGAGCGGGCTGCCGGACGACTTCGCGGAGTACCTGCGGACGGGCGGGAAGCCGGCGCCGGCCGCGGCGGGGGGCGCGTGA
- a CDS encoding MIP family channel protein, whose translation MSGSAARGGMRRALAEGIGTFFLVLIGPGAAMVNAYTEGVVGHAGVALAFAFVVLAMIYALGHISGAHINPAVTLAFWSVGRFPAREVVPYVLAQCAGAVAASLALGAVLGPAGMFGATLPAVGVGGSLGVEWLLSFVLMLVIMAVATDARVAPGFAGIAVGLTVGFCAMMGGPLTGASMNPARSLGPAVAGWIWAGHWIYWVAPVTGMLAAARTYEFLRPADSAATVPRGVALGVEGPIAAE comes from the coding sequence GTGAGCGGGAGCGCGGCGCGGGGCGGGATGCGGCGCGCGCTGGCGGAGGGGATCGGGACCTTCTTCCTGGTGCTGATCGGTCCCGGCGCGGCGATGGTGAACGCGTACACGGAGGGCGTCGTGGGCCACGCGGGCGTGGCGCTCGCCTTCGCCTTCGTGGTGCTGGCCATGATCTATGCGCTGGGGCACATCTCCGGGGCGCACATCAACCCAGCAGTCACGCTCGCCTTCTGGTCGGTCGGGCGCTTCCCCGCCCGCGAGGTCGTCCCGTACGTCCTGGCGCAGTGCGCCGGCGCCGTGGCCGCCTCGCTGGCGCTGGGAGCGGTGCTGGGCCCGGCCGGGATGTTCGGCGCGACGCTCCCGGCGGTAGGGGTGGGAGGCTCGCTCGGGGTGGAGTGGCTCCTCTCGTTCGTGCTGATGCTGGTCATCATGGCGGTCGCCACGGACGCGCGGGTGGCTCCGGGCTTCGCCGGGATCGCAGTGGGGCTCACGGTGGGCTTCTGCGCCATGATGGGCGGACCCCTCACCGGCGCCTCCATGAACCCGGCCCGCTCGCTGGGGCCGGCGGTGGCGGGCTGGATCTGGGCCGGGCACTGGATCTACTGGGTGGCGCCGGTCACCGGGATGCTCGCGGCCGCGCGGACCTACGAGTTCCTCCGCCCCGCGGATTCCGCGGCGACGGTGCCCCGCGGGGTGGCGCTGGGCGTGGAGGGCCCGATTGCGGCGGAGTAG